From Denitrovibrio acetiphilus DSM 12809, the proteins below share one genomic window:
- a CDS encoding MFS transporter, translating to MDKAKLWTKDFVIGTSINFLLMMNYYLLVVIMTVYAIEVFEASPGGAGLASSIFVIGALVSRLFCGMLIEQIGRRKMLLCGAALNVFMTLLYFEVTDIVPLLFIRFIHGVSYGVAATAVATIVSDLVPVDRRGEGIGYYMLSITLASAIGPFLAMYLLQHGSFSLVFAICTGLAILCCLQVMLLRVPVIKLSAEDVSAMKKIRLENFIEIKAVPISIVCSMVYFCYSGVLAFLSPYAKEINLTGAASFFFIVYSAAIFFSRPFTGRLFDRKGENVAIYPALLIFIFGLVLISQAHHGVTLMFSAVLLGFGVGVVQSCGMAIAVKVTPQHRLGLANSTFYMFLDAGVGFGPVVLGMFIPFSGYRGMYMDMVVVVLICTFIYYLLHGKKCSRERKHAAKAAECLS from the coding sequence ATGGATAAAGCTAAATTATGGACGAAAGACTTTGTCATAGGGACATCGATAAATTTTCTGCTTATGATGAATTACTATCTTTTAGTTGTAATTATGACCGTGTATGCAATAGAGGTTTTTGAGGCATCACCCGGTGGTGCCGGGCTTGCATCAAGTATTTTTGTTATAGGAGCGCTTGTCTCGCGCTTGTTTTGCGGGATGCTTATTGAGCAGATCGGACGGAGAAAGATGCTTTTGTGCGGAGCTGCGCTGAACGTGTTTATGACTTTGCTGTATTTTGAAGTTACGGATATAGTACCTCTTCTTTTCATTCGTTTCATACATGGCGTTTCGTATGGTGTTGCTGCAACAGCAGTTGCAACTATTGTTTCTGATCTTGTTCCTGTGGACAGACGTGGTGAAGGGATCGGCTATTATATGCTCAGTATAACACTTGCATCGGCTATCGGGCCTTTTCTTGCAATGTATCTTCTTCAGCATGGCAGCTTTTCTCTTGTTTTTGCTATTTGTACCGGGTTGGCAATACTTTGCTGTTTGCAGGTAATGCTTCTTCGCGTGCCGGTAATAAAACTTTCAGCCGAAGATGTGTCTGCCATGAAAAAAATCAGGCTTGAGAATTTTATTGAAATTAAAGCAGTTCCGATAAGCATAGTGTGCTCAATGGTATATTTCTGTTATTCAGGAGTTCTTGCTTTCCTCTCTCCTTATGCAAAAGAGATTAATCTGACCGGGGCTGCGAGTTTTTTCTTTATCGTATATTCTGCTGCGATCTTTTTTTCGAGACCTTTTACCGGCAGGCTTTTTGATAGAAAAGGAGAGAATGTAGCGATATATCCTGCATTGCTTATCTTTATCTTTGGACTTGTGCTTATAAGTCAGGCTCATCATGGGGTGACGCTGATGTTTTCTGCAGTTTTACTGGGGTTTGGCGTTGGTGTTGTCCAGTCATGCGGGATGGCTATTGCCGTAAAAGTTACACCGCAGCACCGTCTTGGACTTGCAAATTCAACATTTTATATGTTTCTGGATGCAGGGGTTGGTTTTGGACCGGTTGTCCTGGGAATGTTTATTCCGTTTTCCGGCTATAGAGGCATGTATATGGATATGGTAGTTGTAGTGCTGATATGTACTTTTATATACTATCTTCTTCATGGTAAGAAATGCTCCAGAGAAAGGAAGCATGCTGCGAAAGCGGCCGAATGTCTGTCTTAG
- a CDS encoding HEAT repeat domain-containing protein, with translation MKTGKPKIKIDISTVDGLRKALTHPEIPVRIATLREIGKSAEKVTAIAEREGEDLLQILTDLCRSAKDPVIRKAFAYAVLSLDDGTRTDFAESEFAESESDDVITLCASKLSGLSEDERLDFFTPFLLNGQSSTKARIAANLLAHSKKLSVELAVRVAVLSDHDVSVPVPDAETLHLWLKELTGVYPFRARNLLLKKEGYFENLLKFWGELPREVCLWSLGVMKDRDVLRHEPLLLNILKNEEDEEVLSRVLGILCSLPAGSIDDSAFAGFLRHSSPEVRASAVGLLSQPVDWQQLLDSEESEKVRIAVIAGIGRLGCKDECGLLGKFFEDQSWRIRAAAVNSLVALAPESVPIVKQYADHDSEDVRAAAAQAFQRIQTTGARL, from the coding sequence ATGAAAACCGGAAAACCGAAAATAAAAATTGATATATCAACTGTTGATGGACTGAGAAAGGCACTGACTCATCCTGAAATACCTGTGCGTATTGCCACACTGCGGGAAATAGGCAAGTCCGCTGAAAAGGTGACTGCGATTGCAGAGCGGGAAGGTGAAGACCTGCTCCAGATATTGACAGATTTATGTAGGTCGGCAAAAGACCCTGTGATAAGGAAGGCATTTGCATATGCCGTTCTTAGCCTTGATGATGGAACCCGTACCGACTTTGCTGAAAGTGAGTTTGCTGAGTCTGAAAGTGACGATGTTATAACACTTTGCGCCAGTAAGCTTTCGGGACTGTCTGAGGATGAGAGGCTCGATTTTTTTACGCCATTCCTGCTGAATGGTCAGAGTAGCACTAAAGCCAGAATAGCTGCTAATCTTTTAGCCCATAGTAAAAAGTTGAGTGTTGAGCTTGCGGTGCGGGTCGCTGTACTGAGTGACCATGATGTAAGTGTCCCTGTCCCCGATGCTGAGACCTTGCATCTCTGGCTGAAAGAGCTCACAGGAGTGTATCCTTTCAGAGCAAGGAACTTGCTGCTTAAAAAAGAAGGGTATTTTGAAAACCTGCTTAAATTCTGGGGTGAGCTCCCCCGTGAGGTGTGCTTGTGGAGTTTGGGCGTCATGAAAGATCGTGATGTTTTACGCCATGAGCCACTGCTTTTAAATATTCTTAAGAATGAAGAGGACGAAGAAGTGCTGAGCAGAGTGCTGGGTATTCTTTGCAGTCTTCCCGCTGGAAGCATTGATGATTCTGCCTTTGCCGGATTTCTGCGCCATTCGTCACCTGAGGTCAGAGCTTCTGCTGTGGGACTTTTGTCTCAGCCTGTTGACTGGCAGCAACTTCTGGATAGTGAAGAGTCAGAGAAGGTTAGAATTGCTGTGATTGCCGGAATTGGCAGGTTGGGCTGTAAGGATGAGTGTGGTCTTCTCGGAAAATTTTTTGAAGATCAAAGCTGGCGCATCAGGGCTGCCGCTGTTAACTCTCTGGTGGCTCTTGCCCCTGAGTCTGTTCCGATTGTTAAGCAGTATGCAGATCATGATTCGGAAGATGTCAGAGCTGCTGCTGCGCAGGCTTTTCAGCGTATACAGACAACCGGCGCAAGGCTGTAA
- a CDS encoding YceI family protein: MKRFLLGLLTVMTFVSTAAATEWDIDPQHTNAVFSVRHLMIADVAGMFPDVTGVVNIDENDITKSTVSVNIDVVSIDSGVAKRDEHLKSSDFFEADKFPKMTFVSRKVEQKGQGRLAVAGDLTIRGITNEVVFDVYGPSEAIVDPWGFKRKGLKAFAVINRKDFGIVWNQILQNGAPMIGDLVKITIDLEMVEKK; the protein is encoded by the coding sequence ATGAAGAGGTTTTTGCTAGGTCTGTTGACTGTGATGACTTTTGTGTCTACGGCAGCGGCGACTGAGTGGGATATTGATCCGCAACATACCAATGCGGTATTTAGTGTCAGGCACTTGATGATTGCTGATGTGGCAGGGATGTTTCCAGATGTCACAGGCGTTGTCAATATTGATGAAAATGATATTACAAAATCGACAGTTTCAGTAAATATAGATGTTGTGTCTATTGATTCAGGTGTTGCCAAGCGTGATGAGCATCTGAAGAGTTCCGATTTTTTCGAGGCTGATAAATTCCCTAAAATGACCTTTGTATCCAGAAAAGTTGAACAGAAAGGTCAGGGGCGGCTTGCTGTTGCTGGTGATTTGACAATACGGGGTATTACAAATGAAGTTGTGTTTGATGTTTATGGACCTTCTGAGGCTATCGTTGATCCCTGGGGCTTTAAAAGAAAGGGACTGAAAGCTTTTGCTGTTATCAACAGAAAAGATTTCGGAATAGTATGGAATCAGATACTTCAGAATGGTGCTCCGATGATAGGAGATCTGGTAAAGATAACCATTGATCTGGAGATGGTTGAAAAGAAATAA
- a CDS encoding LysR family transcriptional regulator, protein MDLLQLKYFQTVAKFENVTRAAEELNIAQPSLSKTISNLEKDLGVSLFDRPGRRIRLNKFGTAFLKRVQNSFSELEQGQKELMDMAGLEQGNINIGASIARLLPKMFSEFLNHHGNVRFRLIQVINHLDLQQRLINGRIDLCISILPVEENKVHCTPLFDEEIFLAVMPKHRLAGRENINLKEIADEPFIRYAADSALRLITDNFFQEAEIIPDTAFECTTPEVICSLVQNGFGIALIPASWWNLTGMDALVKVSIRKPVCKRTIWLSWMENHYLSQAADKFKEFVIDYYAADKVNSP, encoded by the coding sequence ATGGACTTATTACAACTTAAATACTTTCAAACTGTTGCCAAATTTGAGAATGTAACCAGAGCTGCCGAAGAGCTTAACATAGCACAGCCTTCTCTGAGTAAAACGATTTCAAACCTTGAAAAAGATCTCGGAGTATCACTTTTTGACAGACCCGGACGGCGTATACGCCTCAACAAGTTTGGCACAGCATTCCTCAAAAGAGTACAGAACAGCTTCAGCGAACTTGAACAGGGACAAAAAGAGCTGATGGATATGGCAGGTTTGGAACAAGGAAATATAAACATCGGTGCATCTATCGCACGGCTGCTGCCTAAGATGTTCAGTGAATTCCTTAACCACCACGGCAATGTGCGCTTCAGGCTGATTCAGGTTATCAACCACCTTGATTTACAGCAGCGGCTTATTAACGGCAGAATCGACCTGTGCATATCCATCCTCCCGGTAGAAGAGAATAAAGTTCACTGCACTCCGCTTTTTGATGAAGAAATATTTCTGGCAGTAATGCCGAAACACCGTCTGGCGGGGCGCGAAAATATTAACCTTAAAGAAATAGCCGATGAGCCATTTATAAGATATGCGGCAGACAGCGCCCTGAGACTGATAACCGACAACTTCTTTCAAGAGGCTGAAATTATCCCTGACACCGCTTTTGAATGTACAACACCGGAAGTGATTTGCAGTCTTGTCCAGAATGGATTCGGCATAGCACTTATACCTGCCTCATGGTGGAATCTAACGGGAATGGATGCCCTTGTGAAAGTCAGCATAAGAAAACCTGTATGTAAAAGAACCATTTGGCTTTCATGGATGGAAAACCACTACCTCTCGCAGGCTGCCGATAAATTCAAAGAATTTGTAATAGATTATTAC
- a CDS encoding metallophosphoesterase family protein, which translates to MSKKCIKDFSGLSRRQFLKYSAASASFVAASSLVGCGGDSDSSTPETIAKSTLPSANAWKFGIISDTQWTKDDDGENPASCAVDIINALNAKFVEHDVDLVVHVGDLTDDGRHDFQAYNTKTALTYDYTTADAMGVRARYVQELYNNGIGYFPLRGNHDNSAEAATEFLNFFPQTRTGVQNDGTVQEAAYAAKNPDESYLPNITRTNLLPFNVGSNFSTASHMEGLTYSFDYNNLRFVMLDHFTATDDAEYPISTQQSWIDSTLSGRASGTHAIVFAHKGLITQNHDDNLFGEPAEAGYDYDADDNFIESLANNNVRYYINGHDHMHDRSYVATNDGTTAKVTQLVTASDSSKFYTPQEIPNDVQYFGGVRQTMLSQELYKIGYYIVTVDGDHLTIDYYGAPSYISETGETFSTTPDLKFTKRESFGYSLNGKDFLVAYNESYTDVDVTSANGTRAVILDGINGRTNRDFAGRVLNVEVNTGFYDADEATSSDILYLRGMQASLGSDYTETFTLSMSYSDENVTEEEIDAQSFGLARYTKNGEWENAVFANSDGVTTFVKGSWAEGYDLGTWGVDTSSKTVWAVINTNGYFAAVKNI; encoded by the coding sequence GTGTCTAAAAAATGTATTAAAGATTTTAGCGGATTAAGCAGAAGACAGTTTCTGAAATACTCTGCTGCATCAGCAAGTTTTGTCGCTGCATCCTCACTTGTGGGCTGTGGTGGCGATAGTGATTCCTCAACTCCTGAAACTATTGCAAAATCAACATTACCCTCTGCAAATGCATGGAAGTTTGGGATAATCAGTGATACCCAGTGGACAAAAGATGATGACGGCGAAAATCCGGCATCATGTGCTGTTGATATAATCAATGCCCTGAACGCAAAGTTTGTTGAGCACGATGTTGATCTTGTTGTGCATGTAGGTGACCTTACTGATGACGGACGTCATGACTTTCAGGCGTATAATACAAAGACAGCTTTGACTTATGACTACACAACAGCGGATGCTATGGGGGTTAGAGCCAGATATGTTCAGGAGCTTTACAACAACGGTATTGGCTACTTTCCTCTCAGGGGGAATCATGATAATTCCGCAGAAGCTGCCACAGAATTTCTGAATTTTTTTCCGCAAACAAGAACAGGCGTACAGAATGATGGTACTGTTCAGGAAGCCGCATATGCAGCTAAGAACCCTGATGAGTCCTATCTGCCGAATATAACCCGAACAAACCTGCTTCCGTTTAATGTAGGGTCAAACTTCTCGACTGCCTCTCATATGGAAGGGCTGACATACTCTTTTGACTATAATAATCTCAGGTTTGTAATGCTCGATCATTTCACCGCAACAGATGATGCTGAGTATCCGATTTCTACACAGCAGAGCTGGATTGATTCAACCCTCTCAGGGCGTGCTTCAGGAACACATGCTATTGTTTTCGCTCATAAAGGACTTATTACTCAGAATCACGATGATAACCTTTTCGGGGAACCTGCTGAAGCTGGTTATGATTATGACGCTGATGATAACTTTATCGAGAGCCTAGCAAACAATAACGTCAGATACTATATCAACGGGCATGACCATATGCACGACAGAAGCTATGTTGCCACAAATGACGGCACAACAGCTAAAGTTACTCAGCTTGTGACAGCTTCTGACAGTTCAAAATTTTACACTCCACAGGAAATCCCTAATGATGTTCAGTATTTCGGCGGAGTAAGGCAGACTATGCTAAGTCAGGAACTCTATAAAATAGGCTATTACATTGTTACTGTAGATGGCGATCATCTGACAATTGATTACTATGGTGCACCAAGTTATATATCCGAGACTGGGGAAACATTTTCAACAACACCCGATCTTAAATTTACCAAAAGAGAGTCATTTGGTTACAGTCTCAATGGCAAAGACTTCCTTGTTGCCTACAATGAATCCTATACTGATGTGGATGTGACAAGTGCCAATGGGACCAGAGCTGTTATCCTTGATGGTATTAACGGTCGTACGAACAGAGACTTTGCCGGCAGGGTTTTAAATGTCGAAGTTAATACAGGTTTCTATGATGCTGATGAAGCTACCAGCAGTGATATCCTTTATCTGCGAGGTATGCAGGCAAGTCTGGGCAGTGACTATACTGAGACATTTACACTCTCTATGAGCTATTCTGATGAAAACGTTACAGAAGAAGAGATTGACGCCCAGTCATTCGGGCTTGCCAGATATACCAAAAACGGTGAATGGGAAAATGCTGTTTTCGCCAACAGCGACGGGGTAACAACGTTTGTCAAAGGTTCGTGGGCTGAAGGATATGACCTCGGCACATGGGGCGTGGATACATCTTCCAAAACAGTATGGGCTGTTATTAATACAAATGGATATTTCGCTGCTGTAAAGAACATCTGA